A window of the Butyricimonas virosa genome harbors these coding sequences:
- the rimM gene encoding ribosome maturation factor RimM (Essential for efficient processing of 16S rRNA) — translation MVKREDCVKIGEIGKTHNLQGALVVYTDNDLLEQYMDEPVFIFLEGAPVPFYIAEDGLTERNHSSYIVKFDFVDSKEQADRLVGCDLLMEKYLLEEEDKLPFELSDLIGYSVLDELTGETGVVEQVDNYSGNVVLTIKIFSKEILLPVSDEYVLDISHDEKRMHVNISEEIKELY, via the coding sequence ATGGTCAAGAGAGAAGATTGTGTAAAGATAGGAGAGATCGGTAAGACTCATAACTTACAGGGAGCTCTTGTTGTTTATACGGATAATGATCTTCTTGAACAATACATGGATGAACCGGTGTTTATTTTTTTAGAAGGAGCACCGGTTCCCTTTTATATTGCTGAAGATGGTTTGACGGAAAGAAACCATTCTTCTTATATTGTCAAATTTGATTTTGTAGACTCGAAGGAGCAAGCGGATCGCCTGGTTGGTTGTGATCTGTTAATGGAGAAATATTTGCTGGAAGAAGAGGATAAATTGCCTTTTGAGCTTTCAGACTTAATTGGCTATTCCGTGCTGGACGAGTTGACGGGAGAGACGGGTGTTGTGGAGCAGGTAGACAATTATTCAGGTAACGTGGTTCTCACGATAAAAATATTTTCCAAAGAAATTCTTCTTCCCGTATCCGATGAATATGTCTTGGATATTTCTCATGATGAGAAAAGAATGCATGTAAATATTTCTGAAGAGATCAAGGAGCTTTATTAA
- a CDS encoding 30S ribosomal protein S16 encodes MATKIRLARHGRKGRPFYHVVVADSRAPRDGRYIERIGSYNPMTNPATIDLNFDRALYWLMTGAQPTDTAKRILSYEGVLMKKHLLEGVKKGAFDMAAADTKFEAWKKEKIAKIQAKIARLANESESAYKARLEAEAKVKEAKAEIVAKKQAEIAAAKAEAEAAARAEVEAAATEAAAEAAPEAPAETPAAE; translated from the coding sequence ATGGCAACTAAAATTAGATTAGCAAGACACGGTCGTAAAGGACGTCCGTTCTACCATGTAGTGGTAGCAGATAGTAGAGCACCGCGTGATGGTCGTTACATTGAAAGAATTGGTTCTTACAACCCGATGACCAACCCGGCTACGATTGATTTGAATTTCGACAGAGCGTTATACTGGTTGATGACCGGAGCTCAACCGACTGACACGGCTAAAAGAATTCTTTCTTACGAGGGAGTACTTATGAAAAAGCACTTGTTGGAAGGTGTGAAGAAAGGTGCATTTGATATGGCTGCTGCTGACACGAAATTTGAAGCTTGGAAAAAAGAGAAAATTGCTAAAATTCAGGCTAAAATTGCTCGTTTGGCTAACGAATCAGAAAGTGCTTATAAGGCTCGTTTGGAGGCTGAGGCTAAAGTGAAAGAGGCTAAAGCTGAGATTGTGGCTAAAAAACAAGCTGAAATTGCTGCTGCAAAAGCTGAAGCTGAAGCAGCTGCTAGAGCAGAAGTAGAGGCTGCTGCAACTGAAGCTGCCGCTGAGGCTGCTCCGGAAGCTCCGGCAGAAACTCCAGCAGCAGAGTAA